The Acipenser ruthenus unplaced genomic scaffold, fAciRut3.2 maternal haplotype, whole genome shotgun sequence genome contains the following window.
tttaaatgtattctgtcGAATATCTGTGTAAAGAAACCAggcgtgtttttttaaaataacaatcctTACGCCACAGTTTGCTCAGAAATTATTTCCCCGAGAAGAATTTGAGGAACAGATGGCTTAAGTACACGAGTTTAAAACGGGCCTTCAATAGGAAAGAGCTAACATAAGGATTTCGAGATTGAAATAAGCAAGGCATGTTGTATTGCGTTGGGTCTCGCATTTGTTTTATGAGTCGTTTTCAGGGATATTTCCTGGAAGATGGGGCCCCGCAGTGACCCGATGAAGTCTTTGTAACTGCAAATCGGTACATTTGTTTCGATAATTGACCCTCATCGAAATTGAGTTAttgcaattaaataataataataaaaaagcttcaAATTGTACCATGTTTTGACATCAGCAATTCAAGTAAATAGCACACATCATGTAGCTGTGGTTTATCATCGGTAGAGAAATGGGAATGCAGGGCCTTGATTGCAAAGACCAGGTGCTCTTTAGCGCTAATTGTAGTGTAGGTTATAGTCAGATTGCAAACTGTAATGTATTTACTTTGGTTTTGCGTATTTGTTTACAACGTAGATGCAAACTAAAATCAAAACGTTACTGACTCGCATGCTCTGCTTTCCTTGCGAGATATAAACCTCGCCACCAGTTTCCTCTATTCTTAGCATTGTCTGAAGATATCGATTCTGTCGGTTGCTTGGTACGGTTTCGTATTTGCTTTTTCATATCCTGTGCGTTTCCTTCCTCGGTAATTGAAGAGAAAGAGCCACTGGCTTTCTCGTTTGACATGCTGCGTCTGAAAAGAAATGTTATGCCCACAGTTATTTGTTTGGCAAGGGAACAGTGTGATAAGATCACAAAGAAGGTGAACCGCATCGCCATAGTCCTGTTAAACCAGCTGAAGACACTGAAGCGAGTTTCATACAGATACACGTTTATTGTCCACACAGTGTTATACAACATTATAGCAAgaggctatggtcatgtcagggggaaaaaataattgaGTACGTTTTTAAATGTACACCTATTGTAAGAATATGTTTtataaggatatatatatatatatgtgtgtgttggcATAGCAGATTATACATTTCTGCagaataacagaaaataaaatttgTTAGTGGCAATTATGCCGTCCCCTGTCCATGACAGTCGTGGGGCGGGGGTGGGTCTTACTGTATTTCAATATTTTTGGCAGATGTAATAATTTCAATAAGTAGTCATGATGATGACAGTCTGGAAAATATTCCTGGGACTGTGACTCCACCCAGCTTGATTAAGCAGTCACACAGACACGTTATGAATTGCATGCCCCTAAAACACACCAacactttacagtacagtactgtgtatcAGACAGCTGGCATAAGCCAAACAACACCACCCTACAATAGTACCAATTCATTTTACACCTACAGCACAAATGCTTTTAGATGTATAGAAATGACAGCAGTAGGCAAATTGAGTGATTATATCTTATAGTTTACCTTTTCTTTTACTATTAGTTTTTATTAGTGCATTACTCATTGCCAGGactaagctgagggaacacaatgcCACTTTGTCCAGTCTTCCCTGCTGTTTTAAAAGATCTTTGACCGGCAACACCAGCTAAACGATGCTAATGGTACCTGTTCTTATTGGTGCTGTGTGCACGCTTTTATCTGTGTGATCTGCAGGACAGTCATTGCTAAAGAACTGTACTAGATAGGAACGCTTTCCCAAACTGGGTCATGATGACAGTGGAAATGCAGCGTTAACCCTCCCAATACGCTAGATTAAAAAAACCGGTTACCTGGGTCAGTGCCCTGGATTATTAGCGGCTATGCCGGGGTTAATATCCCCCGCCTCTTGACTGGCTGCTGTCACGGTTTGGATCACCAGGAAAGGGCATGCGCATCTGGGTGGAATGCAGCAGCCATTTTGTGCCTGCAGTTTACACAACACTAAGAGGAAGTGAAGGGGGTAAGAtaatgaggagaggagaggagaggagagggggggggttTATAATCTGAACAATAATGTAAACAGGACAGGGGGAAAAATCCATTAAAGAAAGCTAGGAAGTGAATATTGCTGCTTTTGAATTTGCTTTCAAgagcacttggcagattacagctGCAGCTAGTGATAGATCATTTATTTACAATCCTAAATGTTTATTCAGAAACCACTGCTGCATGTGTGTttcaaaaaacacaacatttagtGATCCAGCGTGGAGTACCATTGAACCAGTCCctgttattcatttattaatcAGGCCTAAGCACTCATTTAAACCACGCAGTTTTGTTTACTTCCTCATTCAAGGTCCTGAAATCAAAGCACTTTCCCTGTGTTGTTGCTGTAataattctttcttttttaaaagatcTATGAGCGTACACTGCTATGCACGTACTATCTGTCTTCTTAAAAGACACCCCTAAATGTGCAGATCTCTGCAAGGAGAACAAAGGGACACGTGGTTGGCAGGTAGACAGTGATTGTTGGCACCCTGGTGTAGATGCGCTGGGTTGGTCTGGatactgtgctgtgtttgtttccTGAGTCTACATGCTCTGCACAGCACGGTGCACGGTggcatacctgtgtgtgtgtccctcacTGCACACGTCTGAGGTCATGTGTTTTTGTATGCAATGTTGTGACTGACCAAAATAAACCAAGAAATGACGCTTGATAACGCGCATGCTTGCTGATCTATTTGCTGTAAATATCAATCACAGATCAGTTGTTCAGGTTTAACAGGCTCTCTGAGCGCTGAAAGAGCCTCCCACATtctaacattaaaatatatatctatatgctTGCTGATCTATTTGCTTTAAATATCAGTCACAGATCGGCTGTTCAGGTTTAATAGGCTCTCTGAGTACTGAAAGAGCCTCCCACAttctaacatttaaaaatatatctatatacttTCCATATCGTTGGGTCATCCACAGCACAAGGTTTAGGTCTATGCTGTGTAAATGTTTATAACCTAGAAATGATGACTGAAAGGGCAGTTGTGTTACGATTGCTTCCAGCCTATTTTCCATACAAGATCTTGTTCTTGCAGCAGCTTGCATGCTGAGGCACCACCCCACCTTGTCCCTTTATATGCATATATAATTCCTTGCCAATGACTGCTGTCTACCCTAAACCAACAGCAAGAAAGGGAAAACGTTTTCTTTGCTACATAAGTGAAGCACAACTTTTGTCTACCCTGCAGGCACCCATCCTGCTACAGACTAGTCAATTTAAGCTTGCTTTGCAGGCTGACTCAACCAGCCCTGGCCGAGAATCAGACCCCAGGGTTCCTCCCAATAACAAACCAGTCTGCGCTGCTAACCCACAGCGTGATTATGTGGCTCAGGATGGCATTCTTTGCGGTTTAATCATTTCTTGTCCCGACAGGCTGCCCTCAAACCTTACACTGTGTTGGTCTGTTCCTTACACGCATCCATGCCTTCCTGCTCTGCTTGCAGACAGGCTTGGGAATGAATGCCTGCTCCTTCAAGCGTTTACTGCGCTGGGGCCATCCAGCTAGACGGAGCCGAGGGAGAGAGAtataaaaagcagggctgtgATCTCAGTAAGCAAAAATCACATTTTCACTGGGGAACGTGTGCTGACACATATGTAAGGTACCAACAACTGCCAAAGCAGAGACCGACTCATTCTGCGAGGGAGAGCTGCCTGCTTATCATTCACATTCAGACTGACTGCTTCATGTGTTTCCCTGGCTGCTGATATTGACTCTCTTGGGGCTGCCACATGCAGTTACTGTTGAGTGTGATGTGGTGAAGGGTGAAGGCTGTAAATTTTCTGATCAGGGTTTAAGTCATGGTTTAAGGGGTCTGTTCCTGACACCTGTCCCACAGTCTACCCTTGCCCATTTCAAAAAATACTTTCCATATCGCTGGGTCGTGCACAGCACCTGCAATACTTCATTGCAAAAGAACAAGGTTTAGGTTTGTGCTGTGTAGACATTTATAACCTAGAAGTGATGAATGAAAATCTTCTGATATTTGGGCAGTAATACTATTGCTGCCAGCCTGTTTTCCATACAAGATCTGAAGGGAAACCTGACCTTGTTCCTGCAGCAGCGTGCATGCTGATGCACCACCCCACCTGGTCCCTTCAAGGTCTGTGTGCAGCTGTATAATTCCTCACCAATGGCTTTCACGCGCACATTAGTGTGAGTGGAAAACTGGAAATGTTTTATCGTGTTTGCATCGCTGAAGGTTGTAAGCAGGAAATGAAACAAAGACagttggtggtggtgtttttttttcccagaggGTTCGCTTATTGCAAAATAATagcagaaaatgtaatttgaatgaaATTGAAAATTACTTTTCTATGCTGTTCTATTGAAAGAAAAAttaattgtcatattgtttttttttttaattgtctcaatcctaaaattctaggtgatgcttttggccacagctgctcTGTATGTGTGCAaccaaaaacagtttttaaatcaTCTTTCAAAATGACCAACATTTCAGAATGGAAAATGTCATTACCTCTCACACCCTGACTAAAATAAAGGCGTGTTCCTCACCACAGCTTTAGTCCACCCTTTTAGCTTTGCTTCCTTCACTCTCAAAACTCACACAAGATAGTTCTGGAGTGTGGCTTCAGTTCCTCTTCAGGGCATCAGCGCTTCAAGCAATTGAAAGAGGGTTATCTACAGCATGATATCATCACCCCAGTGCAGGAGGAGGTAATTGCACGCTGGCCGTGTGGATAGAGACACCAGCAGGCTTTTATTCCATTGAAGATAAGATATCAAAAGCCCATGCAgcatgtttgctttgttttgtgcaGCTGAATACACAGTGCAGTtaaacaggtgtgtgtgtgtgtgtgtgcttcctTTGTAGCTGATAATGGAGGAGGTGCAGCAGAACAACAGCAATGGCACTGAATCACAGACAATCACCATTCCAACCACATTGCATGCATCCCAGATCTCACAGATTGCCCAACAGGTAAGGTGACCTTTATATATTCAGTAGTTTTGTAATGAGGGGGGGGGTAGGATGACAGGTATTTAAATCTGTCTCCAAAcatatatgtgtttatatattaaataccaaattcatttctttgagtaaaaTCAAAACACAAGCTGATGTAATTTGCTGCATTGacttttgtggttaacaaaatCCGAGTAAGTTATCGTAACGGTATAGTTAAAGAGAAAGTTAAAGTGACAGGTTGTGATGATGGCAGTTCAAAATGatccaaaaaatgacaaagtaatgAATGGGttaattgtatttcttctgtTCTGTCTGGTCTCGCTAAGCAACGCTGAAATGTATTTCATTGCTCAGAACATGTGTGTGTTGTCTAAAATAACCACGTGTTCATTAGCGGAGTCTCTTACTATTTGAACATGGTCCCAATTTGTTTTGATGTTATCAACCACATCCTTATTCAGCTTGGACATTTCTCCCAAAGCAATTTCACTCTTCCCATACTCTGAACTTTTGTACATAGTCTCCTCTCGACTGCCACTTTTGTAAAGGGGGGAGTAAAGCCATGTTCAAGCCACAGTACAAAGAGGGTGTTCTCAGAAGTTAGAAACAAATTGCAGGGCCAGTGTAAACCTTAACCCAGTTATTTGGAAGCAGTGTCCCTCGACTGATTTGTTCTTCAGTAACTGCAATTTTAAATGAGCAATTCCCTGTCctcattttattttgtgattcttATCAGATGTCTTTGGGAGGTTCTCCAATAACGGTGGTTCAGCTGCCGAGTGGACAGCTTCAGGTTCAGAGTGTCATCCAGACAGCCCAGTCGGTCATCCAGTCCCCTCAGGTACAGACTGTGCAGGTAGGTGTGTCTCAAGAAAACCAGAGTGCAGCTGTGAGCGATCGCAGCGAAATCTGTTTCCAGTTCGAGACCACGCAAGAAGTTCAGTTGATAACAGCGGTAGCTCCGCTCCAAAACTGAACACCAAGAAACTGCTGTATCACAAGCGGTGTGCTTTCTTCCAAAGGTCCGTTCTTGTGATTCTCATGGTAAAGCAAGCATGTTTTATTCCAGTAGTTAAGTTAGCAGCATGTTGTTAATCCGTTTCTCTTAAGGGATTTATGTCGGTTCAAACAGAGGTCTGTGattcagcatttatttatttgtatttagttttgtgAGTTGCCTGTTTAGTGTATAGCCTGTAATGGCTTTCCTGTAAATGCTTGCCCTAGGCCTAAATCTCCATTCACAAAAAAGACTAAAAACATGACCTGAGAAGTTTTCTACGTGATCCGATCACCCTGCCAAGAACCTGGCCACGCCCCTGAGGTCCACTCGAGCTAGAAACTGAATTTCAACCACCATAACCACAAAACACTCAACCATGCTAGCTAAAGAGGGACTAAAATAAGCGAAATAAATTCAGTGACAGTTCTGAAGCCATTGACTTAATctcgtcaaaatgtttgtcatttaaaatattcagTTTTCCTTTTGGTATGTTGCTGTGTCCTGTTGTCTGATGGCCTGTTGTTGTGTAAAGCTAAGGGAACACAAAGCTactctgtggcttggaacttggtttcaggccgTTGCATGGCACACCAGCgagcctcaaactaggtctcccggtggtCTCCTGGAACCGCTGAAGCCGCTGTTCttgaaaaagtggcttcgtgttcacACAGCTTAAGACTTAACGTTTCCACTGTTCTGTACACCTGGCAGGTATCGTCGCTGTCTGACAGTGAAGATTCACAGGATTCCTCAGATAGTGTGGGTTCATCACAGAAATCAAGAGACATCCTAGCCAGGAGACCATCATACAGGTACAGTCTCCACATCTTCATTCAGTGAATCCCCTTTTTATAAACGTACAAAATATtggattacataccgctttgtagttttccgtatacacaaaaactgaaaaatttgactttttgaaatttaacatgaaatactgtactgctattatggcttccggtagactttttgcgatatcattttgtagtttgtttgattacacaatgttaaataaaatatctaagttatgttcatataCTCTAAACTAGACCACAGCCGTACATCGCACATCACTTGCCTAGAGTGCTTCTGTTGGCGAACTCACCAAAGTCAAATCTGCCTATACTGACTCCAAGTGGTCTCTTTATAGAAGGTTTGATTGTGAACCTGATGCACAGGGCATGCAGATTTACTCCACCCGGCTCTGACAGACCGGGGTTGTAGAAATGGAGGCTCAGTTTTCCGTCTCTTTTGCAGGAAGATTTTAAACGACCTGTCGTCGGAGGAGATGGCAGCGCGCAATGATGAAGAGGAGAACGCTTCCTCTACGGGCATGACGACAATGACGGTACCAACACCCATCTACCAGACCAGCACCGGCCAGTACTGTGAGTGTGCGGGGCGGGGCCCGGCCCGACGGCGCTTATGTACTTTAACCCTGTATCACATCTCATACAGTGCTTCACCAAacctctgttattattattagtcttcaaatccagcctcacaagccagatgCAGTACATTGTGTTGCCAGGTAGGGGgtaaataaactgaataaaagAAACTGAATCTAGTTAGATAAATacagtagcttttctcatttaaaaaatgcttgggcattacagggttaaaactCCTGAGAACCAATGACCTCCGGGCAGTTTTGAGATCCGGCCAACGGATAACGTGGATCAATATATGCTTTGATTTTTAGTTGCGATTGGCCCTAATGGAGCGATCCAGCTGGCCAGCCCTGGGACAGATGGGATACAGGGTCTACAGACACTAACGATGACCAATTCTGGAGCCACAGCACATCAAGGGACCACCATTCTACAGTACGCACAGACGTCAGACGGACAGCAGATACTGGTGCCCAGCAATCAAGTTGTTGTGCAGTGTAAGTGAAGCACGCTACACAGGGCTGCCTTTATTACGCATCGCGGTCCTCTCATTCTGCTTGTTTGTGTCCACAGCAGCATTGCATTAGTAGTCGTTCTGCCCACCCGGTATACACTGCAAGCTAGCATGAACATAGTGTCCAGGTGGCCCGATTCACTCAGAGTTAACCCCATAAGGTAgacaaggaattgagcgcttgttcaaacaggttcttcttaaaatgcatttgagagcgactcaagcatcccgaggaggaaactgacaattcgCACGACCAGATTTAACCTAAGTCTTGCATGTAAATTTAACACAAACGTAAGTGTATTAAATTAAGACGATTTTAaatgtagaattaaaaaaaacgatttgcactgaaaacaaatgCTGtggaaaagaataataaaataataataatcagggccAGTTTGTTAAAGCTGCTTCTCGCCTGGAGAGAGGCATAAGGTTTGTTTTTGATATAGAATTCCGTGTCTCGTCCCAGCAGCCGGAGGGGACATGCAGACGTACCAGATTCGAAcgacc
Protein-coding sequences here:
- the LOC131696568 gene encoding cyclic AMP-dependent transcription factor ATF-1-like isoform X3 — translated: MEEVQQNNSNGTESQTITIPTTLHASQISQIAQQMSLGGSPITVVQLPSGQLQVQSVIQTAQSVIQSPQVSSLSDSEDSQDSSDSVGSSQKSRDILARRPSYRKILNDLSSEEMAARNDEEENASSTGMTTMTVPTPIYQTSTGQYFAIGPNGAIQLASPGTDGIQGLQTLTMTNSGATAHQGTTILQYAQTSDGQQILVPSNQVVVQSAGGDMQTYQIRTTPTTTTSLPQTVVMSSPVTLSSHSTKSDDPQMKREIRLMKNREAARECRRKKKEYVKCLENRVAVLENQNKTLIEELKTLKDLYCVKTG
- the LOC131696568 gene encoding cyclic AMP-dependent transcription factor ATF-1-like isoform X2 produces the protein MEEVQQNNSNGTESQTITIPTTLHASQISQIAQQMSLGGSPITVVQLPSGQLQVQSVIQTAQSVIQSPQVQTVQVSSLSDSEDSQDSSDSVGSSQKSRDILARRPSYRKILNDLSSEEMAARNDEEENASSTGMTTMTVPTPIYQTSTGQYFAIGPNGAIQLASPGTDGIQGLQTLTMTNSGATAHQGTTILQYAQTSDGQQILVPSNQVVVQSGGDMQTYQIRTTPTTTTSLPQTVVMSSPVTLSSHSTKSDDPQMKREIRLMKNREAARECRRKKKEYVKCLENRVAVLENQNKTLIEELKTLKDLYCVKTG
- the LOC131696568 gene encoding cyclic AMP-dependent transcription factor ATF-1-like isoform X1, with product MEEVQQNNSNGTESQTITIPTTLHASQISQIAQQMSLGGSPITVVQLPSGQLQVQSVIQTAQSVIQSPQVQTVQVSSLSDSEDSQDSSDSVGSSQKSRDILARRPSYRKILNDLSSEEMAARNDEEENASSTGMTTMTVPTPIYQTSTGQYFAIGPNGAIQLASPGTDGIQGLQTLTMTNSGATAHQGTTILQYAQTSDGQQILVPSNQVVVQSAGGDMQTYQIRTTPTTTTSLPQTVVMSSPVTLSSHSTKSDDPQMKREIRLMKNREAARECRRKKKEYVKCLENRVAVLENQNKTLIEELKTLKDLYCVKTG